Part of the Candidatus Methanosuratincola sp. genome, TACAAGCAGGGATACTCAAACGTTGCGGTCACAATAACCGATCCTACAGACGGGGAGAGGATAAGGGCCAAGTATCCGGACGTCCTGATATTCGGCGTTCACTTGACGGGGATCGGGAAAGACGAGGCGTACAGGATGGCAGAGGTCGCAGACCTGGCCTCAGGATGCGCTTCCAAGTGGATCAGGGAGGCGGCTGCGACGCATGCGCTGCTCCAAGCTGGCTCGGCTGTGCCGGTCTTCGCGTTTACGGAGAAAGGGAAGTGCCTCGTCCTGGAAAAAGTGAGGGCGAGCAGACAGCGGTTCCTGGTAAAGGTTGAGAAGATCCCCTATGATGCGGATAAGTGTCCAGAGCCGCTCGTGTGATCACCTGATGAGGAACTCACAGTATTGATCGCCGAGCTTCATGCACTTTACTTCAGTGCCCCTGCAAGCCTTGTCGAACACCTTGCTGACCAACCCGACAAAGAATCCGAGGAGAAAGCGGTTTTCATAGTCGAGCAGTTCCCACGTTATGAGTTCCTCGAAGTTTTCGGTGGCCCTTATGACCACCACTTTACCATATTCGTCGCACTCCACCAGTTCGAACTTCCCCCAGCCAAGAGCCTGGAGGACGGCGAGCCCGATCCTGATCCGGTTCTTATCGCTGAGACCCTTTATTTCAAGCAGGGTCTTCCCGTGCGCCTCACCAAAGTCGTTGCCCATATTCCAGAGCATCAACGTGGCGTCGCCTTTGTATCTCCTGATCATACCTATTACGAGGTTCTTCCACCCCGAAGTCGTCATCGCAGCTACCTGCATGGGGTGGCCGGAGACATTCAGTATCACAGGGTAGCCATTGAGATTGTAGATCAGACCGGGGACGCCTGAGTCGGCACACTCGAAGTAGACGAGCCTTGATCCAAATTTTTCCTTTATGTTTTTTACCATTTCCTCTTTTAACTCAGGTTTATGTGTAAGGTCCAAGATTATGAAGTTGTGAATGATGTCATCACTTCTATGGCAAGATATGCTTAAAAAACAAACATTATTCTCATTCAAAATCCTCAGGAGTTCAAGTGTAGGATCAAAGTCAGGCATAGATATTTTTGAGGCTATGTACAGTCCACAAAAATGTTTTTCCGGGTCATAATATATGTCGTTGATGTGAACAGGCATCATAAGTATGCACGCACGTATACAATTATTGCTCTCCGCAGTAATGTTTTTTAAAGCTTAGGATTTTTTTCGGCTTTAAGCTGCTTGGAATTTTTAAAACTTAAAATAAACTACTAATTCAATATGTATATGGATTTTGGAAAAAACATCAACTTTTTTCCCTAAATAAAATCCATCCATCACTAGTTCTTGTTGTTTTACGCTCATTAGCTAGTTTTTTCAGCAATGATCTAATCTGGTGCTTACTTACATTAAGTATTTCACTAATTTCGGCTGAACTCACGGGGCGATCGCAGGATGCCAACACCTGGGTCACTGCGCCTCTCAGGTATTTCAGTTTTGACGTCTTCGATAGGTCAGCCCTAACAGGGTATTGGATGCCTGGCAGGCCGTACAAGCCTTCACCCGATACAGTTCGTCCCAACAGGTGTATTGTGCCACACCTCGCAAGCGACCTGAGCTGGTTGACAACAGTCTTTGCATCGAACGACAGCTGAAGTTCAGAGACCAGCTCTCCAGGGGTGAGCCACTTCTCTTTAAGGAGCGCAAGTATTACGCCCCTGCACTCTGATGCCACTCTCCTGCTTCTGTTCCGCATCACCGACGCAACAAAACGCGAGTTGACCTCTCCCACATCAGCGCCGCCAGAAGCCATGCGCAAACCCTCAGAATCATCATCGCGTACTACACATACTCCGAAAGATGTGGCCAGTCGCACCTCCTCTATTCCTAATCGGCGCCTGGCAGAGACGAGTATGGTTCTAGCATCCAGCGTCTTTCGTATGTCTGAGAGTTTGACGAGCTCCATGTAAAAGGCCCCTCTCCTCGCACTGGTCAGCAGATCGGCAACCACTGGAGGGGGGCCGGCACTATAAAACGCAACTTGCCAAGGCAGCGTCGCATTGACGACGCCAGCTTGTGCCCCGCTGACCAAAGCATTAAAAGTCAACTCCACTACACTCACCTGTGTTAATGAGAGATTTTGATATATAATAATTTATGGTTTTTAACACCATATCTCAAGGTATCAGATACCAATAGTTCTCGCGTTCAGATCTAGCTTCCTGTACTCATAGTAAACTAATTTACAAATACGCCGGCAAGAGGCTTACGGGTTGCAAAAATTAACCTGAAAATAAGGTTACCAAATATAAAATTTTATATTTACATTTCTAATAAAAATTGGATGTAATTTCAGCGCAGGGCCTCCAGGCAATTTTCCGCGATACTAAACGCCGCAGACAATTTATAGTTCCCATTCTTTCCATAATAAGAAAATATAAAGAAATTTTTTTGCGAACCCTGCCATCGCATCATTTCCCAATCTATGTGAGAATGGGAAATGATAAGTGGGACGGTGCCGCAGAGCCCTAAGCGGGCAATGCCCAGTCCTTTCCCAAGTGATAAACCTGCACAGCCCCGAGAAACGGCCTTTTCGTCGTTACGCCCAGCTTTCTAAAAAATAGGCGCACTTAATTTCAAGTTATTTGAAGAGCCTTAGCTTTGTCCACCCGGAGTGCGCAATTTGATGGTAAGCAACAAACTTCAAATTATGATTAATTATTTTTGCTTCAGCTTTCTAATATATGAAAAGTTTTATTCTTGAAAATTCATCGGTTAATAGTCATTAATTTAGTAGAATTATTCTAAATAGTAAAAAATATTCTTATAAATAAAGGTTTTAATAAATATAAAATTATATATTTTCAGAGATTAAAAATTTTTCTGTTTGGAAAAACATAAAGTTTTGCTGTTCTTATAAACGAGTAATAGCAATACTTATAAACTTACGGGAAATTGGGAGTGCGCAAGGGGAGCTCCGGGAGAGGGGCTGAGAGGGTGACCGATCCGTCACCGACCCTTTGAACCTGATCTGGGCAATGCCAGCGGAGGGATATCCGATTGATGTTAAAAAAACACAATACTGAAGATAAAGTTTTGTACAACAGTAAAAAAACAATACATTTAAAAACACCCACTTATCGGATTGTTCTTTCATCGATACTCGTAGCGCTCGGCGTTTCATTATCGATTTTTCCTGGTGCTTTTCCCATAGGACCGACGAGGGTCTTCCCCTTCCAGCACATGATAAATGTGGTCTCAGGCATCCTGCTGGGCCCGTTGAATGCGGGCGTCGTTGCCGGGCTGATCGGCATGATACGGATAGGGATAGGAACCGGGACTTTTTTCGCATTGCCGGGGGGAATCCCGGGCGCCGTGGTCGTCGGCATCGCTTACAAGTACCTCATGCGTAGAGAGGCGGCCGGACTTACAGAGCCATTGGGGACGGCGTTCGGGGCTTTGCTGAGCGCCCTCTTGGTCGCACCACTTATCGGCACGCCCCCGATGCAGCCATTTCTCGGCCTGACTGCGCAGTGGCAGCTCTTCACAATCTTCTTCCTTATGAGCAGCGTCCCTGGGGCTCTCATGGGTTACCTTGTAGTCTTGGCTTTGAAGAGGAGGCGCGTAATTGAAGGAAATTAGTTACGCGTCGATCAGGGGCAAAAAGACGCTGATACGCGGGGAGGTCGGGAAAGGGAAGACCCTCCTCCTCAGCCGCCTCCTCGCCGAGGCCGCCAATGCAGAAGAGATCGGGTCAATAACGGTTATCGATATGGCACCCGGGGAGAAGGACGTGGGAAATAGAAAAGTGGGCGGAAAGCTCACAACCCCTCCTTCGCGTTCGCTGGTTGGATGCATTTACGCGCCGGGTCGGGTATTTGCACCGCGCCTCGAGGGGAGGACTGCAGAGGAAGTGACGTTTCTAGCCATGCAGAACGCAAAGGCAATCGAACCATATTTGACAGGTTATGTCGCATCCCCCACCCCCGTGCTCTTTGTGAACGACCTGACGATCTACCTCCAGTCCGGGAGGCCGGAACTGCTTCGGGAAGCCATAGGCCTGGCAAAGACCTTTGTTGGGACGGCCTACTGGGGGGACTTTTTCGACGACAGAGGCTCTGGGATAAACGCAAGAGAGAGGCTGCTTCTCGAAAGGCTAGCGGATTTGTTCGACATAGTCGTAGAACTTTGAAAAGATTTTATACCCTCAGAGCCGAGATATTAGGGAAACAGGGGAGCCTGCGTGCCAAAGCAGAAGCTGGAGCTAAGGGACGTCCCGTCTTGGAGAGAGGTCGAGCTCTTGGTCAACTCAATGATCAAGGCACACAGGCAGGGTGAAGTCCCTCTCAGGGACCTCTGCATAATAGGCCTGCTTGCCACGACCGGGATAAGGACGTCTGAGCTCCTGCTGCTTAAGAAGTCCGACTTCGACTTCGTGACGAACATCATCACAGTGACCCAGCTCAAGAAGAAAGGGGAGGGGTTCGCAAGGCAGACGATTCTCAGCCAGGATCTGAGGGCTTACGTCAGGGAGTACTTCAAGGAGGTCGAGGGCGAGCGGGTATTTGACCTTAGCAGGCGCCAGGTCCTCAACATAACCCACAGGTACACACAGAGGTTCTTGGGGAGGCGGATCAGGAGCCATGCCCTACGCCACGCCTACGCAATCAGGATACTCGAGAAGACAAGGGACATTGAGCTCTGCAGGAGGCTCATAGGTCACTCAAGGCTCGAGACGGTGAAGATCTATCTGGACTTCGCGATAGGCGATCGGATGAAGGAGGTTTCAGAAGCCATAAAGATAAATTGAAAAAAATCACGACGGTAATTAAAAATGGTCAAGCTGAAACTTGAGGACGTCCCGACATGGTCGGAAGTGGGCGAGTTCCTAGACAGGATAAGGACGATGTACAGGAAGAGGGAGATAAGCCTCAGAGACTTCGTCCTGATGAGCCTCTACCCGACGACAGGCATGAAGACGTCCGAGCTGCTCTCGATAAGGAAGGGGGACATTGACTTCCAGCAGGGAGTGATCCGTGTCGACTTAGGGGGGAATGCGCGCGAGATACCGGTGATGCCCTCGATATTGCCGTACCTGAAAGACTATGCCAAGGACAAGAAGGGCGAGGAAAAGATCTTTGGGCTGAGCAGGCGCCAGGCGCTCAACATCAACCACAGATACACAGGGATGATCCTCGGCAGGCGTCTAAGGGTTGCAGGGTGGAGGCATGCCTTTGCGCTCCGTTTGCTGGAGACTGTGCGGGATCCCTCGATATGCAAGAAGATCCTGGGCCAGAGATCCTCCAAGGTGGTTAGCGCTTACCAGCAGAGCTTGCAGAAGAATCTTAAGGAGGAACTGATAAAGGCGATCGGCGGATGATGTATCGGTTTTAGTCCCTTCGCTACTCAAACTTCCCCCTGGAGGGCGCCGCTTATCAGGCACTCCTCCTGGCGAGGTACCGCCTTAAGATAGGCTTCAGCACTAGGATCCGCTTTTTGGCCACTTGCCTAATCAGGAAACTTGGCCGAAGGTAGAATTTCCTGTAGGCCATCGAGATGAGCGATCTGATCTCCTCTGTTGTCATTTCCAAAGTCCGCATTACCGGCTTTATGGTGGTGTACTTGGACCAGTCTTCGGTCTCGAGGAGCCTGTTTGTTTTGGCGATCTCATAAACCTCAGTCCCGGGGTAAGGAGTCATTGCGGTGAACTGGGCGTAGTCAATTCCCGACGAGATGGCGAATTTTATGGACTCGACTGCCTCCTCTCTGCGCTCACAGGGAGTGCCGATTATGAAAGAGCCCGTTGTCTCCAGCCGAGCTTTCCTGGCAGAGGAGATGGCTGACCTGATCTGCTCCAGCGTTATTCCCTTCTTCAGGAAACGCAAAACCCTCTCCGATGCGGACTCGATCCCCATGTAAAACATTATGGCGCCAGCCCGCCTGAATGCCTGAAGGAGTTCAGTCGAGACCGTGTCCACCCTGGAACCGAAAGCCCAAAAAATATCGAGTTTCCTGAGCAGTTCTGCCAATCTGAAAGACCTTCTTTTATTTATTGTAAACGTGTCGTCTACAAACTCAATAAACTTGACCCTGTACTTGTCCACCAGTTCGCCGACCTCTTCAAGCACGTTTTCGGCGCTCCTCGCACGGAAGGTGTTGCCATAGAGCCTAGACGAGGCGCAGAATATGCACCTGAAGGGGCATCCCCTGCTCGTGATCACGTTTCCGATCGGCGTCTTTTCTCCAAGTGCCGTATACTTATCCATAGGCAACAAGTGTCTCGCCGGGAAAGGGAGCCTGTCAAGGTTCTCGATCAGCCGACGCGGGTTGGTCCTCCTGATCTTCCCCTCTTTTCTGAATGCGATGCCGTCTATTCTATCCAGCTGCTTCCCGCTCTCTATCGAACGCACGAGCTCCAGCATGGTGTCTTCACCTTCGCCGATCACCCCGACGTCGATCGCAGGGCACGCGTCCATCGTCACCTCTGGCAGGAACGTGATGTGACATCCGCCGAGGACTGTAACTGATTCGGGCATTTTCTGTTTGATTTTTGTGATTAAACTCACAGCATCACCTATGTTAGGCGTCGTTGATGTGATTCCTATCACATCTGGCTCCATCGACTGTAATTTTTTTATCACGCTAAATTGTGACTCACAGGAGATTGGTGCATCAATTATAGTCACATCGTATCCGTCCCTTTCAAGCATAGCACCGATATAGGCAAGCCCCAAGGGCGGCGCGCTCAAGCCCAGCACAGACTGGATCTCAAAAGACTGGCGCGAAGGAGGATTGACAAGGGCAACTTTCAATCCAACCCCCCTGATCATTTTAGGCGAATGGGTATTTTAAGGTAGGGCAGACAGACGGTGGTCGAAAATTTTTAGCCAAAAGGAATAAAATTGGTGAGCCCACCATAATTCCCGCTGACCAGTATGTCCGTTCAAGCGTATTCGATGAGTAAGAAACAGATCAAGGAACTGCAAGCCAAGAAAATCAAAGAGCTCGTTTCCAGGGTCTACGAGAACTCGCCATTCTACAGGCGGAGGCTCAAGGAAGCAGGTGTCGACGTCACCAACTTCCGACCTGAAGACATCAGGAAGATCCCGTTCACGACAAAAACTGATCTGCGCGACAACTATCCGCTAGGGCTGATCTCAGTCGATAAGTCAAGGATCGTCAGGATGCACGCCTCTTCGGGAACCACTGGAAACCCGACGGTGGTGGCATACACCAAGAAAGACATAGACGCGTGGGCCGAGCTCAACAAGAGGTGCCTCGAGGCTTGCGGGGTAACGAGCGAGGATGTCGTGCAGGTTTCCTACGGCTACGGCCTCTTTACCGGGGGGCTCGGCCTCCACTACGGCGCAGA contains:
- a CDS encoding site-specific integrase, which encodes MVKLKLEDVPTWSEVGEFLDRIRTMYRKREISLRDFVLMSLYPTTGMKTSELLSIRKGDIDFQQGVIRVDLGGNAREIPVMPSILPYLKDYAKDKKGEEKIFGLSRRQALNINHRYTGMILGRRLRVAGWRHAFALRLLETVRDPSICKKILGQRSSKVVSAYQQSLQKNLKEELIKAIGG
- a CDS encoding V4R domain-containing protein gives rise to the protein MVKNIKEKFGSRLVYFECADSGVPGLIYNLNGYPVILNVSGHPMQVAAMTTSGWKNLVIGMIRRYKGDATLMLWNMGNDFGEAHGKTLLEIKGLSDKNRIRIGLAVLQALGWGKFELVECDEYGKVVVIRATENFEELITWELLDYENRFLLGFFVGLVSKVFDKACRGTEVKCMKLGDQYCEFLIR
- the thiW gene encoding energy coupling factor transporter S component ThiW — its product is MLKKHNTEDKVLYNSKKTIHLKTPTYRIVLSSILVALGVSLSIFPGAFPIGPTRVFPFQHMINVVSGILLGPLNAGVVAGLIGMIRIGIGTGTFFALPGGIPGAVVVGIAYKYLMRREAAGLTEPLGTAFGALLSALLVAPLIGTPPMQPFLGLTAQWQLFTIFFLMSSVPGALMGYLVVLALKRRRVIEGN
- a CDS encoding radical SAM protein, translated to MIRGVGLKVALVNPPSRQSFEIQSVLGLSAPPLGLAYIGAMLERDGYDVTIIDAPISCESQFSVIKKLQSMEPDVIGITSTTPNIGDAVSLITKIKQKMPESVTVLGGCHITFLPEVTMDACPAIDVGVIGEGEDTMLELVRSIESGKQLDRIDGIAFRKEGKIRRTNPRRLIENLDRLPFPARHLLPMDKYTALGEKTPIGNVITSRGCPFRCIFCASSRLYGNTFRARSAENVLEEVGELVDKYRVKFIEFVDDTFTINKRRSFRLAELLRKLDIFWAFGSRVDTVSTELLQAFRRAGAIMFYMGIESASERVLRFLKKGITLEQIRSAISSARKARLETTGSFIIGTPCERREEAVESIKFAISSGIDYAQFTAMTPYPGTEVYEIAKTNRLLETEDWSKYTTIKPVMRTLEMTTEEIRSLISMAYRKFYLRPSFLIRQVAKKRILVLKPILRRYLARRSA
- a CDS encoding site-specific integrase, with the protein product MPKQKLELRDVPSWREVELLVNSMIKAHRQGEVPLRDLCIIGLLATTGIRTSELLLLKKSDFDFVTNIITVTQLKKKGEGFARQTILSQDLRAYVREYFKEVEGERVFDLSRRQVLNITHRYTQRFLGRRIRSHALRHAYAIRILEKTRDIELCRRLIGHSRLETVKIYLDFAIGDRMKEVSEAIKIN